In the Pseudonocardia cypriaca genome, one interval contains:
- a CDS encoding GNAT family N-acetyltransferase, whose protein sequence is MDVTNAPEHRRYEARIDGELAGVAEYRASDRIVTFVHTEVMSAFEGKGVGSALVRGALDDVRAQGKKVRAVCPFVKGYVEKHSDEYGDLVA, encoded by the coding sequence ATGGACGTCACGAACGCGCCAGAGCACCGACGCTACGAGGCCCGGATCGACGGTGAGCTCGCCGGCGTCGCCGAGTACCGGGCCTCCGACCGCATCGTGACGTTCGTCCACACCGAGGTCATGTCCGCCTTCGAGGGCAAGGGCGTCGGCAGCGCGCTGGTGCGCGGGGCGCTGGACGACGTGCGCGCCCAGGGCAAGAAGGTGCGCGCGGTGTGCCCGTTCGTGAAGGGGTACGTGGAGAAGCACTCCGACGAGTACGGCGACCTCGTGGCCTGA
- a CDS encoding cobyrinate a,c-diamide synthase, producing the protein MTRALVVAAPASGSGKTTVATGLMAALRRRGTTVAPFKVGPDYIDPGYHTLAAGRPGRNLDPVLVGADRIAPLARHGSAGAEIAVVEGVMGLFDGRIPDGAGSTAEVAGLLRAPVLLVVDCRGQSRSLAALLHGFRSFDPAPRGGGGAPIDRARIAGVVLNRVGSARHEEVLRAAADEAGLPVLGALPRQDALAVPSRHLGLVTAAEHGGAATAAVDAMAELVAAHVDLDAVTAMAAPLPAGPAWSPADAVHGRGTRGAGTSRSVVAVLGGPAFTFGYAEHVELLAAAGAEPVTVDPLRDAALPPGAGAIVLPGGFPEEHVAGLAGNEPLLAAVRELAVSGAPVHAECGGLLYLCETLDGTPMAGVLPAAATRSERLTLGYRDAVALADSALHPAGARVTGHEFHHWAVTPRAGRPAAWGWRGAEPEGFVTGGVHASFLHTHPAGDPAAVARFVRGISG; encoded by the coding sequence ATGACCCGAGCGCTGGTGGTCGCCGCGCCCGCCTCGGGCAGCGGCAAGACCACCGTCGCCACCGGGCTGATGGCCGCGCTGCGGCGGCGGGGCACCACGGTGGCGCCGTTCAAGGTGGGGCCGGACTACATCGACCCCGGCTACCACACGCTTGCCGCCGGCCGGCCCGGGCGCAACCTCGACCCGGTGCTCGTCGGCGCCGACCGGATCGCCCCGCTGGCGCGGCACGGCTCGGCGGGTGCCGAGATCGCCGTGGTCGAGGGCGTGATGGGCCTGTTCGACGGGCGCATCCCCGACGGGGCGGGCTCCACGGCTGAGGTTGCCGGCCTCCTCAGGGCCCCGGTTCTGCTGGTGGTCGACTGCCGGGGCCAGTCGCGCAGCCTGGCCGCGCTGCTGCACGGCTTCCGCTCCTTCGACCCGGCCCCGCGCGGCGGAGGCGGAGCGCCCATCGACAGGGCGCGGATCGCAGGCGTCGTGCTCAACCGGGTGGGCAGCGCCCGGCACGAGGAGGTGCTGCGCGCTGCCGCCGACGAGGCCGGGCTGCCGGTGCTCGGGGCCCTGCCGCGCCAGGACGCGCTGGCCGTCCCGTCCCGCCATCTCGGACTCGTGACGGCGGCCGAGCACGGGGGAGCGGCCACCGCAGCCGTCGACGCGATGGCCGAGCTGGTGGCCGCCCACGTCGACCTGGACGCCGTGACCGCGATGGCCGCGCCGCTGCCGGCCGGCCCGGCGTGGTCACCCGCGGATGCCGTGCACGGACGTGGCACTCGCGGTGCCGGGACGTCCCGGAGCGTCGTGGCTGTGCTCGGCGGGCCCGCCTTCACCTTCGGCTACGCCGAGCACGTCGAGCTGCTCGCCGCCGCGGGGGCGGAGCCGGTCACCGTCGACCCGCTGCGCGACGCCGCCCTCCCGCCCGGCGCGGGCGCGATCGTGCTGCCCGGCGGCTTCCCCGAGGAGCACGTCGCCGGGCTCGCGGGCAACGAGCCACTGCTCGCCGCGGTGCGGGAGCTGGCGGTCTCCGGCGCGCCGGTGCACGCGGAGTGCGGAGGACTGCTGTACCTGTGCGAGACGCTCGACGGGACCCCCATGGCCGGCGTGCTCCCGGCCGCCGCGACCCGCTCCGAGCGGCTCACCCTCGGTTACCGGGACGCGGTAGCGCTCGCCGACTCGGCGCTGCATCCCGCGGGCGCGCGGGTGACGGGGCACGAGTTCCACCACTGGGCGGTGACCCCACGTGCGGGCAGGCCCGCCGCATGGGGCTGGCGGGGGGCCGAGCCGGAGGGGTTCGTCACCGGCGGCGTCCACGCGTCGTTCCTGCACACGCATCCCGCGGGGGATCCGGCGGCGGTGGCGCGGTTCGTGCGAGGTATCTCCGGCTGA
- a CDS encoding TetR/AcrR family transcriptional regulator, whose amino-acid sequence MPRRNADTREDIRAVALELFVENGFEQTSLRQIAERLGITKAALYYHFPSKDELLAELAQPLVDDLDGFFAHVREVGPGDPEAILRRYLELCHRHRKLFQSVLHDPTVLARLGTLAQVLYRRLEVDRLLVGSDLPADRVRAIIAFGGVQDSVVLMGDEPLDGYADAAVASAVRALRPG is encoded by the coding sequence GTGCCACGCCGCAACGCCGACACGCGGGAGGACATCCGCGCCGTCGCCCTCGAGCTGTTCGTCGAGAACGGGTTCGAGCAGACGAGCCTGCGCCAGATCGCGGAACGGCTCGGCATCACGAAGGCGGCGCTCTACTACCACTTCCCGTCGAAGGACGAGCTGCTCGCCGAGCTGGCCCAGCCGCTGGTCGACGATCTGGACGGCTTCTTCGCCCACGTCCGGGAGGTGGGGCCGGGCGATCCCGAGGCCATCCTCCGCCGCTACCTGGAGCTGTGCCACCGCCACCGGAAGCTGTTCCAGAGCGTGCTGCACGATCCGACGGTCCTCGCCCGGCTGGGCACGCTCGCCCAGGTGCTCTACCGCCGACTCGAGGTGGACCGGCTGCTGGTCGGCAGCGACCTGCCCGCCGACCGGGTCCGGGCGATCATCGCGTTCGGGGGCGTGCAGGACTCCGTGGTGCTGATGGGCGACGAGCCGCTGGACGGCTACGCCGATGCCGCCGTGGCATCGGCGGTGCGGGCGCTGCGGCCGGGATGA
- the cobM gene encoding precorrin-4 C(11)-methyltransferase, translated as MERGKVSFVGAGPGAADLITLRGARRIAEADVVIWAASLVMPECVTEHARPDAELVDSSQIAHEDVLALYRRAAAEGLKVARVHSGDPSLWGAVQEQYDAAEELGLEVEIVPGVSAFGAAAAVAGRELTIPEVAQSVVLTRLEGGKTPMPPKEKLREFARHGTTMAIFLSAARSGQMVTELRAGGYPDDTPVVVAHRTSWPDELTLRCRLDEVEHVCKQNKLWRHTLFLVGPALAAAGTRSHLYHPGHFHTFRKPDRAARRELRARRSS; from the coding sequence GTGGAGCGCGGGAAGGTGTCGTTCGTGGGGGCCGGGCCGGGTGCGGCCGACCTCATCACGCTGCGGGGAGCCCGGCGGATCGCCGAGGCGGACGTCGTGATCTGGGCGGCCAGCCTGGTGATGCCCGAGTGCGTCACCGAGCACGCGCGGCCCGACGCCGAGCTGGTCGACTCCTCGCAGATCGCGCACGAGGACGTCCTCGCGCTCTACCGCCGCGCCGCCGCCGAGGGGTTGAAGGTCGCGCGCGTCCACTCCGGGGACCCGTCGCTGTGGGGCGCGGTGCAGGAGCAGTACGACGCGGCCGAGGAGCTCGGGCTCGAGGTGGAGATCGTGCCCGGCGTCTCGGCGTTCGGGGCGGCCGCCGCCGTCGCCGGCCGGGAGCTGACCATCCCCGAGGTCGCGCAGTCGGTGGTGCTCACCCGGCTGGAGGGCGGCAAGACCCCGATGCCGCCGAAGGAGAAGCTGCGGGAGTTCGCCCGCCACGGCACCACGATGGCGATCTTCCTGTCCGCCGCGCGTTCGGGGCAGATGGTCACCGAGCTGCGCGCGGGCGGCTACCCCGACGACACCCCGGTGGTCGTCGCGCACCGCACCAGCTGGCCCGACGAGCTGACGCTGCGCTGCCGGCTCGACGAGGTCGAGCACGTCTGCAAGCAGAACAAGCTGTGGCGCCACACCCTGTTCCTGGTGGGCCCCGCGCTCGCGGCCGCGGGAACGAGGAGTCACCTCTACCACCCGGGCCACTTCCACACGTTCCGCAAGCCCGACCGGGCGGCGCGCCGCGAGCTCCGGGCCCGCCGATCCTCGTGA
- a CDS encoding aldo/keto reductase: protein MEYTRLGSTGLQVSRICLGMMSYGTPDWREWVLDVDASRPLVRSAVEAGITFFDTADSYSLGVGEEVTGTLLREFFPRREDYVLATKVFFPMSDRPGDRGLSRKHIMAGIDNSLRRLGTDHVDLYQIHRFDPETPIEETMEALHDVVRAGKARYIGASSMYAWQFAKAQATADLGGWTRFVSMQDHYNLIYREEEREMHPLCLDQGVGVIPWSPLARGRLARLPEERTTTRSGSDPIADNMYTEADDAVVRAVADVAKARELPLARVALAWMLHKEAVTAPIVGATKPGHIDDAVAAVDVQLSDEEIAALEAPYVPHPVLGHA from the coding sequence ATGGAGTACACGCGACTCGGCTCGACCGGCCTGCAGGTCTCACGGATCTGCCTCGGCATGATGAGCTACGGCACGCCCGACTGGCGGGAGTGGGTGCTGGACGTCGACGCATCGCGGCCGCTCGTGCGCAGCGCGGTCGAGGCGGGCATCACGTTCTTCGACACCGCCGACAGCTACTCGCTCGGGGTGGGCGAGGAGGTCACCGGCACGCTGCTGCGCGAGTTCTTCCCGCGCCGCGAGGACTACGTCCTCGCCACCAAGGTCTTCTTCCCGATGAGCGACCGGCCCGGCGACCGCGGCCTGTCGCGCAAGCACATCATGGCCGGCATCGACAACTCGCTGCGCCGGCTGGGCACCGACCACGTCGACCTCTACCAGATCCACCGGTTCGACCCCGAGACCCCGATCGAGGAGACGATGGAGGCGCTGCACGACGTCGTGCGCGCCGGGAAGGCCCGCTACATCGGCGCCTCCAGCATGTACGCGTGGCAGTTCGCCAAGGCGCAGGCCACCGCCGACCTGGGCGGCTGGACCCGGTTCGTCTCGATGCAGGACCACTACAACCTGATCTACCGCGAGGAGGAGCGGGAGATGCACCCGCTCTGCCTCGACCAGGGCGTCGGCGTGATCCCGTGGAGCCCGCTCGCCCGCGGCCGGCTCGCCCGGCTGCCCGAGGAGCGCACCACCACCCGCTCCGGCAGCGACCCGATCGCCGACAACATGTACACCGAGGCCGACGACGCCGTCGTGCGGGCGGTCGCCGACGTCGCGAAGGCCCGTGAGCTGCCGCTCGCGCGGGTGGCGCTCGCCTGGATGCTGCACAAGGAGGCGGTCACCGCGCCGATCGTCGGGGCCACCAAGCCGGGGCACATCGACGACGCGGTCGCCGCGGTCGACGTGCAGCTCTCCGACGAGGAGATCGCCGCGCTGGAGGCGCCGTACGTGCCGCACCCGGTGCTCGGGCACGCATGA
- a CDS encoding cobyric acid synthase, giving the protein MHGALLVAGTTSDAGKSALVTGICRLLARRGVAVAPFKAQNMSNNSVVTLDGGEIGRAQAVQALACGLAPSVAFNPVLLKPGSDRSSQVVVRGRVDGTVSARSYQHRKAALLDVVTASLADLRARYDVVVCEGAGSPAEINLRANDIANMGLAQAADLPVVIVGDIDRGGVLAHLFGTLAVLDPADQARIAGFVVNKFRGDPTLLAPGLDQLAALTGRPTLGVLPWEERLWLDAEDSLSAVADGVLGRPAPPLGSQWLRVAVVRLPRISNATDAEALAAEPGVAVRYVTEPSRLADADLVVLPGSKSTVSDLAWLFRTGLADAVLAHAAAGRPVLGICGGYQMLGRRILDPHHVEGGDADGLGLLDLEVEFDADKHLGNPESTAWGEPVRGYEIHHGRVLRSGDPHLLDGEGSDAGPVLGTHWHGLLENDAFRRALLRRIADHAGRTGFVPAPDTSFAEHRTAQLDVLADLVEKHLDVRALEHVINHGVPADLPVVTTGLAGSRA; this is encoded by the coding sequence ATGCATGGCGCTCTGCTGGTGGCGGGAACGACCTCGGACGCCGGCAAGAGCGCCCTGGTCACCGGGATCTGCCGGCTGCTCGCGCGCCGGGGTGTCGCGGTGGCGCCGTTCAAGGCGCAGAACATGTCGAACAACTCCGTCGTCACGCTCGACGGCGGCGAGATCGGTCGTGCTCAGGCGGTGCAGGCGCTCGCGTGCGGGCTCGCGCCGAGCGTCGCCTTCAACCCGGTGCTGCTCAAGCCGGGTAGCGACCGCAGCTCGCAGGTGGTCGTGCGGGGCCGGGTGGACGGCACGGTGAGCGCGCGGTCCTACCAGCACCGCAAGGCCGCGCTGCTCGACGTCGTCACCGCGAGCCTCGCCGACCTGCGCGCCCGCTACGACGTGGTGGTCTGCGAGGGCGCCGGGTCGCCCGCGGAGATCAACCTGCGGGCGAACGACATCGCGAACATGGGCCTCGCGCAGGCCGCCGACCTGCCGGTCGTGATCGTCGGCGACATCGACCGCGGGGGAGTGCTCGCCCACCTCTTCGGCACGCTCGCCGTGCTGGACCCCGCCGACCAGGCGCGCATCGCCGGGTTCGTCGTGAACAAGTTCCGCGGCGACCCGACCCTGCTCGCCCCCGGCCTCGACCAGCTCGCCGCGCTCACCGGCCGGCCCACGCTCGGTGTGCTGCCATGGGAGGAGCGGCTGTGGCTGGACGCGGAGGACTCCCTGTCGGCCGTGGCCGACGGTGTGCTCGGCAGGCCCGCGCCGCCGCTCGGGTCGCAGTGGCTGCGGGTGGCCGTGGTGCGGCTGCCGCGCATCTCCAACGCCACCGACGCCGAGGCGCTCGCCGCCGAGCCGGGGGTCGCCGTCCGGTACGTGACGGAGCCGTCCCGGCTGGCCGACGCCGACCTCGTGGTGCTGCCCGGGTCCAAGTCCACGGTCTCCGACCTGGCGTGGCTGTTCCGGACCGGGCTCGCCGACGCCGTGCTCGCCCACGCGGCCGCCGGGCGGCCGGTGCTCGGCATCTGCGGCGGCTACCAGATGCTCGGCAGGCGGATCCTCGATCCGCACCACGTCGAGGGCGGGGACGCCGATGGGCTGGGGCTGCTGGATCTCGAGGTGGAGTTCGACGCCGACAAGCACCTGGGCAACCCCGAGTCGACGGCGTGGGGCGAGCCGGTCCGCGGCTACGAGATCCACCACGGCCGGGTGCTCCGCAGCGGCGACCCGCACCTGCTGGACGGCGAGGGCTCGGACGCGGGCCCCGTGCTCGGCACGCACTGGCACGGCCTGCTGGAGAACGACGCGTTCCGCCGCGCCCTGCTGCGCCGCATCGCCGACCACGCCGGACGGACCGGTTTCGTCCCCGCCCCGGACACCTCGTTCGCCGAGCACCGGACGGCCCAGCTCGACGTGCTCGCGGACCTCGTCGAGAAGCACCTCGACGTCCGCGCACTTGAACATGTCATCAATCACGGTGTGCCCGCGGACCTCCCGGTGGTGACCACCGGTCTGGCAGGCTCCCGGGCGTGA
- a CDS encoding patatin-like phospholipase family protein, translating to MALITPHPRSRRRHAPRIGLVLGAGGLLGSAWTAGVLPLLAERLDRPLGDLDLVLGTSAGAVLGAAVRCGMDVPELLAHQRGADPAAVPDRRPDELPDLRAIERESGDGRPPVPLPFLGSPRLLAVAAVSPCRMNPVVAASGLLPLGRRRMTSLVRMVDVLQSRGGSRADGWVPGNPLWVVAVDYDSGRRAVFGREGAPAASVADAVLASCAIPGWFAPQVIGGRRYVDGGVASATSLALLARPGAPVLDEVYVLAPMASYHYDRPTDPVAVVERRVRRLLTRWLDAEVRAVRELGTRVTVLTPGPADLRAMGGNLMNPRRRLQVLDTALETSAGALDAGRSTAA from the coding sequence GTGGCGCTCATCACGCCCCACCCCCGCTCCCGCAGGCGCCACGCCCCCCGGATCGGGCTCGTGCTCGGCGCAGGTGGCCTTCTCGGTTCGGCCTGGACGGCGGGCGTGCTCCCGCTCCTCGCCGAGCGCCTCGACCGGCCACTGGGCGACCTCGATCTCGTGCTCGGCACCAGCGCGGGCGCGGTGCTCGGCGCGGCGGTGCGGTGCGGGATGGACGTGCCGGAGCTGCTCGCCCACCAGCGGGGCGCCGACCCGGCCGCCGTCCCCGACCGCAGGCCCGACGAGCTGCCCGACCTGCGCGCGATCGAGCGCGAGTCCGGCGACGGGCGGCCGCCGGTGCCGCTGCCGTTCCTCGGCTCGCCCCGGCTGCTCGCCGTGGCAGCCGTCTCCCCGTGCCGGATGAATCCCGTCGTCGCCGCGTCCGGCCTGCTGCCGCTGGGCCGGCGGCGGATGACCTCGCTGGTGCGGATGGTCGACGTCCTGCAGTCCCGTGGCGGCTCGCGGGCCGACGGCTGGGTGCCCGGCAACCCGTTGTGGGTGGTGGCGGTCGACTACGACTCCGGGCGTCGCGCGGTGTTCGGGCGCGAGGGGGCTCCGGCCGCGTCCGTCGCCGACGCCGTACTCGCGTCGTGCGCGATCCCGGGCTGGTTCGCGCCCCAGGTGATCGGCGGCCGCCGCTACGTCGACGGCGGCGTCGCCTCGGCCACGTCCCTCGCGCTGCTCGCCCGGCCGGGTGCGCCGGTGCTGGACGAGGTGTACGTGCTCGCCCCGATGGCCAGCTACCACTACGACCGCCCCACCGACCCAGTCGCGGTGGTCGAGCGCCGGGTGCGCCGCCTGCTCACCCGCTGGCTCGACGCCGAGGTGCGGGCGGTGCGCGAGCTGGGCACCCGGGTCACCGTGCTGACCCCGGGCCCGGCCGACCTGCGGGCGATGGGCGGCAACCTGATGAACCCGCGCCGCCGCCTCCAGGTGCTGGACACGGCGCTGGAGACCTCGGCCGGGGCGCTGGACGCCGGCCGCAGCACGGCCGCCTGA
- a CDS encoding putative cobaltochelatase: protein MSGPQFPFSAVVGHDDLRLALLLNAVHPGVGGVLVRGEKGTAKSTAVRALAALLPALDVVPGCRFGCAPGAPDPACPDGPHPAGVAAEIRPARLVELPVGATEDRLVGSLDLERALSEGVRAYQPGLLADAHRGVLYVDEVNLLHDHLVDLLLDAAAMGRAHVERDGVSVSHAARFLLVGTMNPEEGELRPQLLDRFGLTVEVRAARDVETRVEVVRRRLAFEADPAAFVATWQDEERGTAGRIAEARDRVGAVVLPDAELRRIAAVCAAFDVDGMRADLVIARAAVAHAAWRGADAVAEEDVRVAARLALPHRRRRDPFDEPGMDEQALDDALREAAEQEPPDGPDDSGPDSGPGGGAPEPGEETPAAGSETDATPRPAGDGRAQAAPPASAPFRARLLQVPGIGEGAPGRRSRARTDTGRVVRSSGAAPRRAADLHLPATIAAAAPHQQGRGRTGPGLRLHAGDLRSAEREGREGNLVLFAVDASGSMAARQRMAAVSGAVLSLLRDAYQRRDKVGLVSFRAGSAELVLPPTTSVPAAQARLAQLRTGGRTPLADGLLRARAVLRVERLRDPRRRAMLVLLTDGRATVAARPGGDPVQDACRAAGLLAADGVATIVVDCENGPVRLGLAARVAAAAGGPALGLAELSADQVAGVVRAARAA, encoded by the coding sequence GTGAGCGGTCCGCAGTTCCCCTTCTCCGCCGTCGTCGGCCACGACGACCTCCGGCTCGCGCTGCTGCTCAACGCCGTGCACCCGGGCGTCGGCGGCGTGCTCGTGCGGGGGGAGAAGGGCACCGCCAAGTCGACGGCCGTACGCGCGCTCGCGGCGCTGCTGCCGGCGCTCGACGTGGTGCCCGGCTGCCGGTTCGGCTGCGCGCCCGGCGCTCCCGACCCGGCCTGCCCGGACGGGCCGCACCCGGCCGGTGTCGCCGCCGAGATCCGCCCCGCCCGGCTCGTCGAGCTGCCGGTGGGTGCCACCGAGGACCGCCTCGTCGGTTCGCTCGACCTGGAGCGCGCCCTCTCCGAGGGCGTGCGGGCCTACCAGCCCGGCCTGCTCGCCGACGCGCACCGCGGCGTGCTGTACGTCGACGAGGTCAACCTGCTGCACGACCACCTGGTGGACCTGCTGCTCGACGCCGCCGCCATGGGGCGCGCCCACGTCGAGCGCGACGGGGTCTCGGTCTCGCACGCGGCGCGGTTCCTGCTGGTCGGCACCATGAACCCGGAGGAGGGTGAGCTGCGCCCGCAGCTGCTCGACCGGTTCGGGCTCACCGTCGAGGTGCGGGCGGCGCGGGACGTCGAGACGCGCGTGGAGGTCGTGCGGCGCAGGCTCGCGTTCGAGGCCGACCCCGCCGCGTTCGTCGCGACCTGGCAGGACGAGGAGCGCGGCACCGCCGGCCGGATCGCCGAGGCCAGGGACCGGGTCGGAGCCGTGGTGCTCCCGGACGCCGAGCTGCGCCGCATCGCGGCAGTCTGCGCGGCGTTCGACGTCGACGGGATGCGCGCCGACCTCGTGATCGCACGCGCCGCCGTCGCCCACGCGGCCTGGCGGGGGGCAGACGCCGTCGCTGAGGAGGACGTGCGGGTCGCCGCGCGGCTCGCGCTGCCGCACCGGCGCCGCCGGGACCCGTTCGACGAGCCGGGGATGGACGAGCAGGCCCTGGACGACGCGCTGCGCGAGGCCGCCGAGCAGGAACCCCCGGACGGCCCGGACGACAGCGGACCCGACAGCGGACCCGGCGGCGGCGCCCCGGAACCCGGGGAGGAGACGCCTGCCGCCGGCTCCGAGACCGACGCGACCCCCCGGCCGGCGGGAGACGGCCGGGCCCAGGCCGCGCCGCCTGCCTCCGCCCCGTTCCGGGCGCGGCTGCTGCAGGTGCCCGGCATCGGGGAGGGGGCGCCCGGGCGCCGGTCGCGGGCGCGCACCGACACCGGGCGGGTGGTCCGCTCGTCCGGGGCCGCGCCGCGGCGCGCCGCCGACCTGCACCTGCCCGCCACGATCGCCGCGGCCGCCCCGCACCAGCAGGGCCGCGGCCGCACGGGCCCCGGCCTGCGGCTGCACGCGGGCGACCTGCGCAGCGCCGAGCGGGAGGGCCGGGAGGGCAACCTCGTGCTCTTCGCCGTCGACGCGTCCGGCTCGATGGCCGCCAGGCAGCGGATGGCCGCCGTGAGCGGGGCGGTGCTCTCTCTGCTGCGTGACGCCTACCAGCGCCGGGACAAGGTCGGGCTGGTCTCGTTCCGCGCCGGGAGCGCTGAGCTGGTGCTGCCGCCGACTACCAGCGTGCCGGCCGCGCAGGCCCGGCTCGCGCAGCTGCGAACCGGTGGCCGCACGCCGCTGGCCGACGGGCTGCTGCGGGCGCGGGCGGTCCTGCGCGTCGAGCGCCTGCGGGACCCGCGGCGCCGGGCCATGCTCGTGCTGCTCACCGACGGCCGCGCCACCGTGGCCGCCCGCCCCGGCGGCGACCCGGTGCAGGACGCCTGCCGCGCCGCGGGACTGCTCGCCGCCGACGGGGTGGCCACCATCGTGGTCGACTGCGAGAACGGCCCCGTCCGGCTCGGCCTGGCCGCCCGCGTGGCGGCCGCCGCGGGCGGACCCGCCCTCGGTCTCGCGGAGCTGTCGGCCGACCAGGTCGCGGGCGTCGTCCGCGCCGCGCGCGCCGCGTAG
- a CDS encoding FAD-dependent monooxygenase, which produces MTRTILISGASIAGPALAFWLHHHGFRPVIVERAPAARDGGYPVDVRAGALDVVDRMGLLPAVRDAHVDSRGGTFVGARGRVIARVTPDEVTGSPAGRDVELPRGDLARLLHEHTRDDVEYLFGDTITALEQDAGGVHVTFRNAPPRTFDLVVGADGLHSTVRGLTFGPEDRFRHDLGFAFAGFSLDEATNVGRNLDREFVAHNTPGRMAGVNAVRGRHRLIGMLAFATPPGFAVDPGDVPAQRDVVATAFDGGGWEVPRLVEAMRSAEDFFFDTVSQIRIPGWSRGRVALVGDAAYAPALLSGQGTSLALIGAYVLAGELAAAGGDATVAFTAYERALRPFVERNQELAKSGGAGLIPQTRTALWMRNAVLAALPYLGPVKRLLTGGVDEAARSFPLPDYERSIAAKPLPRDDVG; this is translated from the coding sequence ATGACCCGCACGATCCTGATCTCCGGCGCGAGCATCGCCGGGCCGGCGCTCGCGTTCTGGCTGCACCACCACGGCTTCCGCCCCGTCATCGTGGAGCGCGCCCCGGCGGCCCGGGACGGCGGCTACCCGGTCGACGTCCGCGCAGGGGCGCTCGACGTCGTCGACCGCATGGGCCTGCTGCCCGCGGTCCGCGACGCGCACGTCGACAGCCGGGGCGGAACGTTCGTCGGCGCCCGCGGGCGGGTGATCGCGCGGGTCACCCCCGACGAGGTCACCGGCAGCCCGGCGGGCCGTGACGTCGAGCTCCCCCGCGGCGACCTCGCGCGCCTGCTCCACGAGCACACCCGTGACGACGTCGAGTACCTGTTCGGAGACACGATCACCGCCCTCGAGCAGGACGCCGGCGGTGTGCACGTGACGTTCCGCAACGCGCCGCCGCGCACCTTCGACCTCGTGGTCGGGGCGGACGGGCTGCACTCCACCGTCCGAGGGCTCACCTTCGGGCCAGAAGACCGCTTCCGCCACGACCTCGGCTTCGCCTTCGCGGGGTTCTCCCTCGACGAGGCCACGAACGTGGGCCGGAACCTCGACCGGGAGTTCGTCGCGCACAACACCCCGGGGCGGATGGCGGGCGTCAACGCCGTGCGCGGGCGGCACCGGCTCATCGGGATGCTCGCCTTCGCCACCCCGCCCGGGTTCGCCGTCGATCCGGGGGACGTCCCGGCACAGCGGGACGTCGTGGCGACGGCGTTCGACGGAGGCGGGTGGGAGGTCCCGCGGCTGGTCGAGGCCATGCGGTCCGCCGAGGACTTCTTCTTCGACACCGTCAGCCAGATCCGGATACCGGGGTGGAGCCGCGGCCGGGTGGCGCTGGTGGGCGACGCGGCCTACGCGCCCGCCCTGCTGTCCGGACAGGGCACCAGCCTCGCGCTCATCGGTGCGTACGTGCTCGCAGGGGAGCTCGCCGCGGCGGGCGGCGACGCGACCGTCGCCTTCACCGCGTACGAGCGGGCGCTGCGCCCGTTCGTCGAGCGCAACCAGGAGCTCGCGAAGTCGGGCGGCGCCGGCCTGATCCCGCAGACGCGCACAGCCCTCTGGATGCGCAACGCCGTGCTCGCCGCGCTCCCGTACCTCGGGCCGGTGAAACGGCTGCTGACGGGCGGGGTCGACGAGGCGGCCCGCTCGTTCCCGCTGCCCGACTACGAGCGCTCCATTGCAGCAAAGCCACTTCCACGCGATGACGTTGGATGA
- the cobO gene encoding cob(I)yrinic acid a,c-diamide adenosyltransferase codes for MPQGQVSTVPDDGLTTRQRRNRPLVVVHTGEMKGKSTAAFGLALRGWNQGWSIGVFQFVKSAKWKVGEEAAFRALGRVHEETGEGGPVEWHKMGEGWSWTRKKGSDDDHAAAAAEGWAEIRRRLEAQAHGLYVLDEFTYPIKWGWVDVHEVVEVLAARQGRQHVVITGRDAAPELIEAADLVMETTKVKHPMDAGQKGQRGIEW; via the coding sequence ATGCCGCAGGGGCAGGTCAGCACGGTTCCGGACGACGGGCTCACCACCCGCCAGCGCCGCAACCGGCCGCTGGTCGTCGTGCACACCGGGGAGATGAAGGGCAAGTCGACCGCCGCGTTCGGGCTGGCGCTGCGCGGCTGGAACCAGGGCTGGTCGATCGGGGTGTTCCAGTTCGTGAAGTCGGCGAAGTGGAAGGTCGGCGAGGAGGCCGCGTTCCGCGCGCTCGGGCGCGTGCACGAGGAGACCGGGGAGGGTGGCCCGGTCGAGTGGCACAAGATGGGCGAGGGCTGGTCCTGGACGCGCAAGAAGGGCTCCGACGATGACCACGCCGCCGCGGCGGCCGAGGGGTGGGCGGAGATCCGCCGCCGCCTGGAGGCGCAGGCGCACGGTCTGTACGTGCTCGACGAGTTCACCTACCCGATCAAGTGGGGATGGGTGGACGTGCACGAGGTCGTCGAGGTGCTCGCCGCCCGCCAGGGCCGCCAGCACGTCGTGATCACCGGCCGGGACGCCGCCCCCGAGCTCATCGAGGCCGCCGACCTCGTGATGGAGACCACCAAGGTCAAGCACCCGATGGACGCGGGCCAGAAGGGGCAGCGCGGCATCGAGTGGTGA